One window of Delphinus delphis chromosome 12, mDelDel1.2, whole genome shotgun sequence genomic DNA carries:
- the MAPRE3 gene encoding microtubule-associated protein RP/EB family member 3 isoform X2, with product MAVNVYSTSVTSENLSRHDMLAWVNDSLHLNYTKIEQLCSGAAYCQFMDMLFPGCVHLRKVKFQAKLEHEYIHNFKVLQAAFKKMGVDKIIPVEKLVKGKFQDNFEFIQWFKKFFDANYDGKDYNPLLARQGQDVAPPPNPVPQRTSPTGPKNMQTSGRLSNVAPPCILRKNPPSARNGGHETDAQILELNQQLLDLKLTVDGLEKERDFYFSKLRDIELICQEHESENSPVISGIIGILYATEEGFAPPEDDEIEEHQQEDQDEY from the exons ATGGCCGTCAATGTGTACTCCACGTCTGTGACCAGTGAGAATCTGAGTCGCCATGATATGCTCGCATGGGTCAATGACTCCCTGCACCTCAACTATACCAAGATAGAGCAGCTCTGCTCAG GGGCCGCTTACTGCCAGTTCATGGACATGCTCTTCCCTGGCTGTGTGCACTTGAGGAAGGTGAAGTTCCAGGCCAAGCTAGAGCATGAATATATTCACAACTTCAAGGTGCTGCAAGCAGCATTCAAGAAGATGGGTGTTGATAAA ATCATTCCTGTAGAGAAATTAGTGAAAGGAAAATTCCAAgataattttgagtttattcagtGGTTTAAGAAATTCTTTGACGCAAACTATGATGGAAAGGATTACAACCCTCTGCTGGCGCGGCAGGGCCAGGACGTAGCACCACCTCCTAATCCAG TTCCACAGAGGACGTCCCCCACAGGCCCCAAAAACATGCAGACCTccggccggctgagcaacgtggCTCCACCCTGCATCCTCCGGAAGAATCCTCCATCAGCCCGAAATGGTGGCCACGAGACCGATGCCCAGATTCTTGAACTCAACCAGCAG CTATTGGATTTGAAGCTGACAGTGGATGGGCTGGAGAAGGAGCGCGACTTCTACTTCAGCAAACTCCGGGACATTGAGCTCATCTGCCAGGAACACGAAAGCGAGAACAGCCCCGTCATCTCGGGCATCATCGGCATTCTCTACGCCACCGAG
- the MAPRE3 gene encoding microtubule-associated protein RP/EB family member 3 isoform X1: MAVNVYSTSVTSENLSRHDMLAWVNDSLHLNYTKIEQLCSGAAYCQFMDMLFPGCVHLRKVKFQAKLEHEYIHNFKVLQAAFKKMGVDKIIPVEKLVKGKFQDNFEFIQWFKKFFDANYDGKDYNPLLARQGQDVAPPPNPGDQIFNKSKKLIGTAVPQRTSPTGPKNMQTSGRLSNVAPPCILRKNPPSARNGGHETDAQILELNQQLLDLKLTVDGLEKERDFYFSKLRDIELICQEHESENSPVISGIIGILYATEEGFAPPEDDEIEEHQQEDQDEY, encoded by the exons ATGGCCGTCAATGTGTACTCCACGTCTGTGACCAGTGAGAATCTGAGTCGCCATGATATGCTCGCATGGGTCAATGACTCCCTGCACCTCAACTATACCAAGATAGAGCAGCTCTGCTCAG GGGCCGCTTACTGCCAGTTCATGGACATGCTCTTCCCTGGCTGTGTGCACTTGAGGAAGGTGAAGTTCCAGGCCAAGCTAGAGCATGAATATATTCACAACTTCAAGGTGCTGCAAGCAGCATTCAAGAAGATGGGTGTTGATAAA ATCATTCCTGTAGAGAAATTAGTGAAAGGAAAATTCCAAgataattttgagtttattcagtGGTTTAAGAAATTCTTTGACGCAAACTATGATGGAAAGGATTACAACCCTCTGCTGGCGCGGCAGGGCCAGGACGTAGCACCACCTCCTAATCCAGGTGATCAGATCTTCAACAAATCCAAGAAACTCATTGGCACAGCAG TTCCACAGAGGACGTCCCCCACAGGCCCCAAAAACATGCAGACCTccggccggctgagcaacgtggCTCCACCCTGCATCCTCCGGAAGAATCCTCCATCAGCCCGAAATGGTGGCCACGAGACCGATGCCCAGATTCTTGAACTCAACCAGCAG CTATTGGATTTGAAGCTGACAGTGGATGGGCTGGAGAAGGAGCGCGACTTCTACTTCAGCAAACTCCGGGACATTGAGCTCATCTGCCAGGAACACGAAAGCGAGAACAGCCCCGTCATCTCGGGCATCATCGGCATTCTCTACGCCACCGAG